A window of Thermosynechococcus sp. NK55a contains these coding sequences:
- the glnA gene encoding type I glutamate--ammonia ligase translates to MATPQEILNLIDSKYELIDLKFTDMPGTWQHLTVHKSQISESSFTDGVPFDGSSIRGWKAINESDMVMVPDPNTAWEDPFMKEPTLSMICTIKDPRTGELYDRCPRSIATRAIEYLKATGIGDTAYFGPEAEFFVFDDVRYDQNQRSGYYYVDSIEGLWNTGREEEGGNLGYKIRGKEGYFPVAPTDTLQDLRTEMLLTMAKCGVPIEKHHHEVATAGQCELGFRFGTLIQAADWLMTYKYCVKNVARKHGKVATFMPKPVFNDNGSGMHTHQSIWKDGQPLFWGDGYANLSQIALWYIGGILKHAPALLAFTNPTTNSYKRLVPGFEAPVNLAYSQGNRSASVRIPLTGPNPKAKRLEFRCPDATSNPYLAFAAMLCAGIDGIKNQIDPGSPLDVDIYDLSPEELAKIPSTPGSLMAALENLQKDHSFLTAGGVFSEDFILNWIQYKLDTEVIPMSLRPHPYEFTLYFDA, encoded by the coding sequence ATGGCAACGCCCCAAGAAATCTTAAATTTGATCGACAGCAAGTACGAGCTCATCGACTTGAAATTTACTGACATGCCCGGCACGTGGCAACACCTGACGGTTCACAAAAGCCAAATCAGTGAAAGCTCATTTACCGACGGTGTGCCCTTCGACGGTTCCAGTATTCGCGGTTGGAAAGCGATTAACGAATCCGACATGGTGATGGTGCCGGATCCGAATACAGCGTGGGAAGACCCCTTCATGAAAGAACCCACCCTGAGCATGATTTGCACCATCAAAGATCCGCGCACCGGCGAACTCTACGATCGCTGCCCGCGCTCCATTGCCACCCGTGCCATTGAGTACTTAAAAGCAACCGGCATTGGCGATACGGCTTACTTTGGCCCCGAAGCCGAGTTCTTTGTTTTCGATGACGTTCGCTACGACCAAAATCAACGGTCTGGCTACTACTACGTTGACAGTATTGAAGGTCTTTGGAACACTGGCCGTGAAGAAGAAGGAGGCAACCTCGGCTACAAAATCCGTGGCAAAGAGGGTTACTTCCCCGTTGCGCCCACAGATACGCTGCAGGACTTGCGCACAGAAATGCTCTTGACGATGGCCAAGTGCGGTGTGCCCATTGAAAAGCATCACCACGAAGTGGCTACGGCGGGGCAGTGCGAGTTGGGTTTCCGCTTTGGCACCCTCATTCAAGCTGCCGACTGGCTAATGACCTATAAGTACTGCGTCAAGAATGTTGCCCGCAAGCACGGTAAAGTGGCAACCTTTATGCCCAAGCCCGTCTTCAACGACAACGGCTCGGGGATGCATACCCACCAGTCCATTTGGAAAGATGGCCAGCCCCTGTTCTGGGGAGACGGCTATGCGAATTTGAGCCAAATTGCCCTCTGGTACATTGGTGGTATCCTCAAGCACGCTCCAGCGCTATTGGCTTTTACCAACCCAACAACGAACTCCTACAAACGACTGGTTCCCGGCTTTGAAGCCCCCGTGAACCTTGCCTATTCCCAAGGCAACCGCTCTGCCTCTGTGCGGATTCCCCTCACTGGTCCCAACCCCAAAGCGAAGCGCCTAGAGTTCCGTTGCCCCGATGCCACGAGTAATCCCTACCTTGCCTTTGCGGCAATGCTATGTGCAGGTATTGATGGCATCAAGAATCAAATTGATCCGGGTAGCCCCTTGGATGTTGATATCTACGACCTCAGCCCCGAAGAATTGGCCAAGATTCCCTCAACCCCCGGTTCACTTATGGCGGCCCTGGAAAATCTGCAAAAGGATCACAGCTTCCTCACGGCGGGGGGTGTCTTTAGCGAAGACTTTATCCTCAACTGGATTCAGTACAAGCTGGACACAGAAGTCATTCCCATGTCACTGCGTCCTCACCCCTATGAATTTACTCTCTACTTTGATGCCTAG
- a CDS encoding DUF3285 domain-containing protein: MSQSPKPTSSPTAQPSYVKLAMRNMVRKGRKSLTHFALTTIGLLALLVGLSYLTR; the protein is encoded by the coding sequence ATGAGCCAGTCCCCCAAACCCACGTCTTCCCCTACCGCGCAGCCTAGTTATGTCAAACTGGCCATGCGGAACATGGTGCGTAAGGGACGTAAATCCCTGACCCATTTTGCCCTCACTACTATCGGTCTGTTGGCGCTGTTGGTGGGCTTATCCTACCTCACCCGTTAG
- the ychF gene encoding redox-regulated ATPase YchF, giving the protein MLRAGIVGLPNVGKSTLFNALVANAKAEAANFPFCTIEPNVGVVAVPDERLEVLAKISQSAQIVPTRVEFVDIAGLVKGASKGEGLGNQFLANIREVDAIVHVVRCFEDEDIVHVAGRVNPVEDIAVINLELALADLAQIEKRIERTRKAARSQKEAQIELTALEKLLGVLNEGQPARLCQLTEEEEAAIRFLGLLTRKPVIYAANVAEQDLATGNEWTAAVQEMAKQEGAEVVIVSAQVEAELVDLPEGDRAEYLASLGVREGGLRSLIRSTYKLLGLQTFFTTGPKETRAWTIPAGTKAPQAAGVIHSDFERGFIRAETVSYDDLVACQSLTVAKEKGLVRSEGKDYVVQEGDVMLFRFNV; this is encoded by the coding sequence ATGCTACGCGCTGGAATTGTCGGCCTACCGAATGTGGGCAAGTCAACGCTGTTTAATGCCCTTGTGGCCAATGCTAAGGCCGAGGCAGCCAATTTCCCCTTCTGTACGATTGAACCCAATGTTGGTGTCGTAGCAGTTCCCGACGAGCGGCTGGAGGTACTGGCAAAAATTTCCCAATCTGCTCAGATTGTGCCGACGCGGGTGGAGTTTGTGGACATTGCGGGCCTGGTGAAGGGAGCTAGCAAAGGGGAAGGACTGGGCAACCAGTTCTTGGCAAATATTCGCGAGGTGGATGCCATTGTCCACGTGGTGCGCTGCTTTGAAGATGAAGATATTGTCCACGTGGCAGGGCGTGTGAATCCTGTCGAGGATATTGCGGTCATTAACTTAGAGTTAGCACTGGCGGATTTAGCCCAGATAGAAAAGCGCATTGAACGCACCCGTAAGGCAGCGCGATCGCAAAAAGAAGCACAGATTGAGCTGACGGCCCTTGAAAAGCTCCTGGGGGTACTCAATGAGGGACAGCCTGCCCGTCTGTGTCAACTTACGGAAGAGGAAGAAGCGGCCATTCGCTTTCTCGGCTTGCTCACTCGTAAGCCTGTGATCTACGCCGCTAACGTTGCTGAGCAGGATTTGGCCACTGGCAATGAATGGACAGCGGCAGTTCAGGAGATGGCAAAGCAGGAGGGGGCAGAGGTGGTGATTGTCTCTGCTCAAGTGGAGGCCGAGCTCGTGGATTTGCCCGAGGGCGATCGCGCCGAGTATCTGGCCAGTCTTGGGGTTCGTGAGGGGGGTCTGCGATCGCTCATTCGCTCAACCTATAAGCTGCTTGGCCTACAAACCTTCTTTACCACAGGACCTAAGGAAACCCGAGCATGGACAATTCCAGCGGGTACCAAAGCGCCCCAAGCGGCGGGCGTCATTCACAGTGACTTTGAGCGGGGCTTTATTCGCGCCGAAACGGTGAGCTATGACGATTTAGTGGCCTGTCAATCCCTGACGGTGGCTAAGGAAAAAGGCCTAGTACGCAGTGAAGGCAAAGACTATGTTGTGCAGGAGGGGGATGTGATGCTCTTCCGCTTTAATGTTTAG
- a CDS encoding GIY-YIG nuclease family protein: MSLPAPTLAELPLHPYIDGSGRVAPDLKGAIGLYAIFDAAGRVQYIGYSRDIRLSLLQHLVRCPQGCSGYKAIAIERPDRPWLETVKQQWLAELGTVPLGNERDRPQWENAIDVKEQMTEAERAAWASADSLTQPKLLKQVARRVEAAILEQLRQRSLQEPLVFNAKLKESGRLDLK, translated from the coding sequence ATGAGCCTTCCTGCGCCGACTTTGGCTGAATTGCCCCTCCATCCCTATATTGATGGTTCAGGTCGTGTGGCCCCTGATCTCAAGGGAGCGATCGGTCTCTATGCCATTTTTGATGCTGCCGGCAGGGTGCAGTATATTGGCTATTCTCGGGATATACGACTGAGTTTGCTACAACACCTTGTGCGCTGTCCTCAAGGGTGTAGTGGCTATAAGGCGATCGCCATTGAACGTCCCGATCGCCCGTGGCTAGAAACCGTGAAACAGCAGTGGCTAGCGGAATTGGGAACTGTGCCCTTAGGCAACGAGCGCGATCGCCCCCAGTGGGAAAATGCCATTGATGTCAAGGAGCAAATGACCGAGGCCGAACGCGCTGCATGGGCCAGTGCCGACTCACTCACTCAACCAAAGCTGCTGAAACAGGTGGCGCGGCGAGTTGAAGCAGCGATTCTCGAACAGCTACGGCAGCGATCGCTACAGGAGCCGCTGGTCTTTAACGCCAAACTAAAGGAAAGTGGACGGCTGGATCTCAAATGA
- the ybeY gene encoding rRNA maturation RNase YbeY — protein MPVTVYLELHHPSLSAEVAPLPWSAWFHTWIAMVEPNAGKEYELTLRLTTDAEIQVLNCRYRDRDIPTDVLAFATRDDALPLPLEEPEYLGDIIISGDTACQQATESGHTLSIEITWLACHGLLHLLGWDHPDEAQLARMLAQQAECLEAVGLIPPMFRKCSVG, from the coding sequence ATGCCGGTTACCGTCTATCTAGAACTGCACCATCCTTCCCTGAGCGCTGAGGTGGCACCACTCCCTTGGTCAGCGTGGTTTCACACATGGATTGCCATGGTGGAACCAAATGCAGGCAAAGAGTATGAGCTGACCCTGCGTTTGACAACCGATGCCGAGATTCAAGTCCTTAACTGCCGGTATCGCGATCGCGACATCCCTACGGACGTGCTTGCCTTTGCCACCCGCGATGACGCCCTGCCGCTGCCCCTAGAGGAACCTGAATACCTGGGCGACATTATTATTTCTGGGGACACCGCTTGTCAGCAAGCCACAGAAAGTGGGCACACTCTATCTATAGAGATCACCTGGCTGGCCTGCCATGGCCTCCTCCACCTCCTAGGCTGGGATCACCCCGATGAAGCTCAACTGGCACGGATGTTAGCTCAGCAGGCCGAGTGCCTCGAAGCCGTGGGTCTTATACCCCCAATGTTCCGTAAATGCTCTGTTGGCTAG
- the rodA gene encoding rod shape-determining protein RodA, producing the protein MFWTTRLWQRRWSAWLYPWRGMDWLLLIAVWLITLLGAVAIHSAELHIGEKDGFQHLAIAGVGTILLFLLARVPTSVFISVHWWVYGISCLLLLAVSLFGVEANGAQSWLPIAGFNLQPSEFAKISIILTQAALLQRVPANGLSGILRVFAATALPLGLILSEPDLGTSLVFAAITLGMLYWANARLGWIVLMLSPLVAAILFALPLPYELNLVLWFLWTLGMGVVAWQNLPLGWIGAIGGIVLNLSGAGLGQLLWSVLKDYQKDRLLMFLDPDKDPLGAGYHLIQSRIAIGAGGLWGRGLFQGTQTQLGFIPEQHTDFIFSAIGEELGFWGGLLVLGLFWFIGLRLLQIANSARDDFGSLLAIGLFAMLMFQAVVNIGMTMNLFPVTGIPLPFLSYGRSALLATYIGLGLVQAVANHHPRSRY; encoded by the coding sequence ATGTTTTGGACAACTCGGCTATGGCAACGCCGCTGGTCTGCTTGGCTCTACCCTTGGCGGGGGATGGATTGGCTACTTTTAATTGCAGTATGGTTGATTACGCTGTTAGGGGCAGTGGCCATTCACAGTGCTGAGCTGCACATTGGCGAAAAGGATGGCTTCCAACATCTGGCAATCGCGGGCGTGGGTACAATTTTGCTTTTCCTGCTGGCACGGGTGCCGACCTCGGTCTTTATCTCAGTCCACTGGTGGGTTTATGGCATCAGTTGTCTCCTCCTACTGGCTGTGAGCCTATTTGGCGTTGAAGCTAACGGTGCCCAGAGCTGGCTGCCCATTGCTGGCTTTAACCTCCAGCCTTCTGAATTTGCCAAAATCTCGATCATCCTCACCCAGGCTGCCCTCCTGCAGCGGGTTCCTGCCAATGGCCTCAGTGGCATTCTACGGGTGTTTGCGGCAACGGCCTTGCCCCTGGGATTGATTTTATCGGAACCCGATCTGGGTACTTCCCTGGTCTTTGCTGCCATCACCTTGGGGATGCTCTACTGGGCCAACGCCCGTTTGGGTTGGATTGTGCTGATGCTCTCCCCTTTGGTGGCAGCCATTCTCTTTGCCCTACCGCTGCCCTATGAACTAAATCTTGTGCTGTGGTTCCTGTGGACATTGGGGATGGGGGTTGTGGCATGGCAAAATCTTCCCCTTGGTTGGATTGGGGCGATCGGCGGCATTGTTCTGAATCTTTCGGGGGCAGGGCTGGGGCAATTGCTGTGGAGCGTTCTCAAGGACTACCAAAAAGATCGCCTCTTAATGTTCTTGGATCCGGACAAAGATCCATTGGGGGCGGGCTATCATCTGATCCAATCCCGCATTGCCATTGGCGCGGGTGGCCTGTGGGGGCGAGGGCTGTTTCAGGGGACGCAGACGCAATTGGGATTTATCCCTGAGCAGCACACGGACTTTATTTTTTCTGCCATCGGTGAGGAATTAGGCTTTTGGGGTGGCTTGCTAGTTTTAGGACTGTTTTGGTTCATTGGGCTGCGGCTATTGCAAATTGCCAATAGTGCCCGTGATGATTTCGGCTCGCTGCTGGCGATCGGCCTTTTTGCTATGTTGATGTTCCAAGCGGTGGTCAATATCGGCATGACAATGAACCTATTTCCGGTGACAGGTATTCCCTTGCCGTTCCTCAGCTATGGCCGTTCTGCCCTTTTGGCAACCTATATTGGTTTGGGGCTGGTACAAGCGGTGGCCAATCATCACCCGCGATCGCGCTACTAA
- a CDS encoding diacylglycerol kinase family protein, which produces MTQKVLATYTEKAAGTTLLRQRSYRVASSLLNSFRYAWAGVVYAFQTQRNFRIHTAVGLSAIALSGLLKLPPVEVAVIVLTIAVVIGLELVNTALEAVVDLTVGREYHELARIAKDCAAGAVLLSAIAAVGVAMALIVPPLVYPIVGTLL; this is translated from the coding sequence ATGACACAAAAAGTTCTGGCCACCTATACTGAGAAAGCAGCAGGGACAACCCTACTGCGACAGCGCTCCTACCGTGTGGCCTCCTCCCTATTGAATAGTTTCCGTTATGCGTGGGCGGGAGTCGTCTATGCTTTCCAAACTCAGCGCAATTTTCGCATCCACACAGCAGTTGGCCTGAGTGCGATCGCCCTCAGTGGCCTGTTGAAACTTCCCCCTGTTGAAGTGGCGGTCATTGTTCTAACCATTGCCGTGGTTATCGGGCTAGAGTTAGTGAATACGGCCTTGGAAGCCGTTGTGGATCTCACCGTCGGCAGAGAATACCATGAGCTTGCTCGCATTGCCAAAGATTGTGCCGCTGGTGCGGTTCTGCTCAGTGCAATCGCAGCCGTAGGGGTGGCGATGGCCTTAATTGTGCCCCCCTTGGTTTATCCGATTGTAGGAACATTGTTATAA